One segment of Cololabis saira isolate AMF1-May2022 chromosome 9, fColSai1.1, whole genome shotgun sequence DNA contains the following:
- the arsk gene encoding arylsulfatase K produces MFLIILMFFLQSYGHSVSQNVSRPNIVMVMSDAFDGRLSFDPGSKVVQLPYINYLRELGSTFLNAYTNSPICCPSRAAMWSGRFVHLTESWNNYKCLDANATTWMDELERNGYNTKMMGKMDYTSGSHSVSNRVEAWTRDVQFLLRQEGRPVSQLVGNMSTKRIMKEDWKNTDKATKWIHQMAARSQQPFALYLGLNLPHPYKTQSLGPTAGGSTFRTSPYWLTKVSSELVSIPKWLPMAAMHPVDYYSTFTKNCSGDFSEEEVRRIRVFYYAMCAEADAMLGQIISALRETGLLNNTVVMFTADHGELAMEHRQFYKMSMFEGSSHVPLLIMGPRLMSGLQVNQIVSLVDLYPTLLEIAGISAIGNLSGHSLLPLISKSSNISKKQHPNWVLSEYHGSNANASTYMFRIGQWKYIAYADGLSVPPQLFDLTLDKDELHNVILRFPEVQAHLDKLLRSIVDYPKVSTNVHLYNKKAFSAWRCSLGGNYSQVIANLRWHVDWQKDALAHEKAVDKWLSGSLETFYDYNKC; encoded by the exons ATGTTTTTGATAATTTTAATGTTCTTTCTCCAAAGTTATGGTCACAGTGTTTCCCAAAATGTTTCCAGACCAAACATAGTGATGGTGATGAGTGATGCCTTT GATGGTCGATTGTCCTTCGATCCTGGCAGCAAAGTTGTACAGCTGCCATACATTAACTACCTCAGAGAGCTTGGGTCCACTTTCCTTAATGCTTACACCAATTCGCCCATCTGCTGCCCTTCAAGAGCAG CAATGTGGAGCGGTCGGTTTGTCCACCTCACTGAGTCATGGAACAACTACAAGTGTTTGGATGCAAATGCAACCACGTGGATGGATGAGCTGGAGAGGAATGGATATAACACAAAAATGATGGGCAAGATGGACTATACCTCAGGAAGTCACTCTGTCAG TAATCGCGTTGAGGCATGGACACGAGATGTTCAGTTCCTCCTGCGCCAAGAAGGCCGGCCAGTTTCTCAACTTGTTGGGAATATGTCGACCAAAAGGATCATGAAAGAAGACTGGAAAAATACAGACAAAGCTACAAAGTGGATCCACCAGATGGCTGCACGGTCACAACAGCCTTTTGCTCTTTATCTAGGCCTCAACTTACCTCATCCGTACAAAACCCAATCCCTGGGGCCCACTGCTGGAGGGTCCACCTTCCGTACCTCACCATACTGGCTTACAAAG GTGTCATCTGAACTCGTATCTATTCCCAAATGGCTGCCTATGGCTGCTATGCACCCTGTTGACTACTACTCCACCTTCACTAAAAACTGCAGCGGGGATTTCTCTGAGGAAGAAGTCAGACGTATTCGGGTCTTCTATTATGCCATGTGTGCTGAAGCAGATGCCATGCTAG GCCAAATTATTTCAGCTCTGAGAGAGACTGGTTTGCTTAACAACACTGTTGTGATGTTTACCGCTGACCATGGAGAGCTTGCCATGGAGCACCGGCAGTTCTATAAGATGTCAATGTTCGAAGGGAGTTCCCATGTTCCCCTGCTCATTATGGGGCCCAGGCTGATGTCTGGCCTGCAAGTCAATCAGATCGTGTCTTTGGTTGATCTCTATCCCACTTTGCTGG aAATTGCTGGAATTTCAGCTATTGGTAATCTAAGTGGTCATTCCCTCCTTCCTCTGATATCCAAATCCAGTAATATTTCAAAGAAGCAACATCCAAATTGGGTATTGAGCGAATATCATGGCTCTAATGCCAATGCTTCCACGTACATGTTTAGAATTGGCCAGTGGAAGTACATCGCTTATGCAGATGGCCTCAGTGTCCCCCCACAACTTTTTG ACCTTACACTGGACAAGGACGAACTTCACAATGTGATTCTCAGATTCCCAGAAGTCCAGGCCCATCTGGACAAACTCTTGCGCAGCATTGTAGACTATCCCAAAGTCTCTACGAATGTTCATCTGTACAATAAAAAAGCATTTAGTGCATGGCGCTGCAGTTTAGGGGGAAACTACAGCCAAGTTATTGCTAACCTCAGGTGGCATGTGGATTGGCAAAAGGATGCATTAGCCCATGAGAAAGCTGTTGACAAGTGGCTTTCTGGCTCATTGGAGACTTTTTATGACTATAATAAATGTTAA